The Streptomyces capitiformicae genome contains the following window.
TGGCGAGGCTGTCGGAGAACTACTCCCATCGGGTGTTTCTGTGCCGCCGCACCGGTGTCGTGGGGGTGCGCCGTCCCCGCCTTGGTCGACTGATGAGTCATGACGAAGGATCAGACGAAGGATCAGATCTTCACACGGCGCCGTCTGCTGATCGGAGGCGCCGCCCTGCTGGGCGCGGCCGGTGTCGCGGGCACCACCGTTTCGCTCCTCGGTGACGGGGCCTCCGGCACGGCGGCGCCCGGGACCACCGTCGCTGCCGCCGGTCCGGGGCCCGGTCCGGGGACCGATCGCGCGCTCCCTCCCTCCGCCTACCGCCTCCGGCCCATCGCCGGATACGGCGCCCGCCCGCGGCGCCGCAGGCTCGTCCGCCCCTTGGTCCGGCGCGAGCCGTTCCTGCGCGTGGACGGCCAGGGCCGGACCATCGTGCTGACCTTCGACGACGGCCCCGACCCGCGCTACACCCCGGACATCCTGCGCATCCTCCGTTACCACGACGTCCGCGCGATGTTCTTCGTGTGCGGCGAGATGGTGGCCCAGTACGGGGACCTGCTGCGGGAGATGGCCTACGACGGCCATGTCGTCGGCAACCACACCTGGTCCCACCCGTTGCTCACCAAGCTCTCCCGGCGCATGATCTACGCGGAGATGGCCCGCACCAGCGAGATCATCGACGAGGCGTACGGCGAACCGCCGCTGTGGTTCCGCGCACCGTACGGCGCCTGGAACCGGGCCGTCTTCCGGTTCGGCGCCGAACTCAACATGGAACCCCTGGCCTGGTCCGTCGACACGCTCGACTGGCGCGCCCCGGGCGCCGACACCATCATCGAGCGGGTGGCGGACGGCGCGGCCCCCGGTGTCGTCGTGCTCTCCCACGACGCGGGCGGCGACCGCTCGCAGAGCGTACGGGCG
Protein-coding sequences here:
- a CDS encoding polysaccharide deacetylase family protein, whose amino-acid sequence is MTKDQTKDQIFTRRRLLIGGAALLGAAGVAGTTVSLLGDGASGTAAPGTTVAAAGPGPGPGTDRALPPSAYRLRPIAGYGARPRRRRLVRPLVRREPFLRVDGQGRTIVLTFDDGPDPRYTPDILRILRYHDVRAMFFVCGEMVAQYGDLLREMAYDGHVVGNHTWSHPLLTKLSRRMIYAEMARTSEIIDEAYGEPPLWFRAPYGAWNRAVFRFGAELNMEPLAWSVDTLDWRAPGADTIIERVADGAAPGVVVLSHDAGGDRSQSVRALRHYLPALLDSGYRITVPQRKYA